The following proteins come from a genomic window of Nothobranchius furzeri strain GRZ-AD chromosome 1, NfurGRZ-RIMD1, whole genome shotgun sequence:
- the pax4 gene encoding paired box protein Pax-4 isoform X1, protein MCGTNTDLLTSGGRSVNQLGGMFLNGRPLPEPKRRKVIELATEGVRPSQISRILRVSNGCVSKILSRYRRTGLIKPKTMGGSRPRLLTPGVISTILRCKNENPSIFAWEIRQRLALTRICKSTKIPSVSSINRILRQIHLEDGASCMDVNTQRAQQGEGRGLEIQKSKDAQQRNRTTFTPEQSRALEKEFSQSRYADLYTREKLSAEIQLPEDTIKVKYSLVLHFLSLFLRCFGSPLQVWFSNRRAKWRRETKQRSDTQNPAFQEHNSFNSLSYVFTAQQETGILRENKEVSSLCTLPGRFLSISQFQTQTVPNPLSDTLPQNRNKIPRDPFGDAFTFPVIQHPSDTWTAFSLPSETRSPPMPQPWSQKRTPFIWSQFDPKETFLFARDVNLQCYTD, encoded by the exons ATGTGCGGAACAAACACAGATCTGTTAACCTCAG GTGGAAGGAGTGTCAACCAGTTAGGAGGGATGTTTCTTAACGGGAGGCCTCTGCCTGAGCCCAAGAGGAGGAAGGTGATTGAGCTGGCCACGGAGGGAGTTCGTCCGAGTCAGATCTCCAGGATTCTTCGG GTGTCCAATGGGTGTGTCAGTAAGATCCTGAGCCGCTACCGGCGCACAGGACTCATTAAGCCCAAAACTATGGGAGGGAGCCGTCCCCGGCTTCTCACTCCGGGCGTGATCTCCACAATCCTCCGCTGCAAAAATGAAAACCCGAGCATTTTTGCTTGGGAAATCCGCCAACGGCTCGCACTGACACGGATATGCAAATCCACTAAAATCCCCAGC GTGTCATCCATAAATAGGATTTTGAGACAGATCCACTTGGAGGATGGAGCATCGTGCATGGATGTCAACACGCAAAGAGCTCAGCAGG GAGAAGGAAGAGGTTTAGAAATCCAGAAATCTAAGGATGCTCAACAGAGAAATCGAACCACCTTCACCCCAGAACAGAGCAGAGCCCTGGAGAAAG AATTCTCTCAAAGCAGGTATGCAGATCTATACACAAGAGAGAAGCTGTCTGCAGAGATTCAACTTCCTGAGGACACCATCAAGGTAAAATACTCACTAGTGCTCCATTTCCTTTCTCTCTTTCTGAGATGTTTTGGTTCTCCTCTGCAGGTTTGGTTTTCAAACAGACGAGCGAAGTGGAGGAGAGAAACCAAGCAGAGAAGCGACACACAGA ATCCAGCATTTCAAGAGCATAACAGTTTTAATTCTTTGAGTTATGTCTTCACAGCCCAACAG GAAACAGGAATATTAAGAGAGAACAAGGAAGTCTCCAGTTTGTGCACTCTCCCTGGAAGGTTTCTCAGTATCTCCCAGTTTCAAACACAAACAG TTCCCAACCCGCTGAGTGACACGTTGCCACAAAACAGGAACAAGATTCCCAGAGATCCCTTTGGCGATGCGTTCACTTTCCCAGTGATTCAGCATCCCTCTGACACATGGACAGCCTTTTCTTTGCCATCTGAGACCAGAAGCCCCCCCATGCCTCAGCCATGGAGCCAGAAGAGGACCCCTTTTATTTGGAGTCAGTTTGACCCTAAAGAGACGTTTTTGTTTGCTCGGGATGTGAATCTGCAGTGTTACACCGACTGA
- the pax4 gene encoding paired box protein Pax-4 isoform X2 — protein sequence MCGTNTDLLTSGGRSVNQLGGMFLNGRPLPEPKRRKVIELATEGVRPSQISRILRVSNGCVSKILSRYRRTGLIKPKTMGGSRPRLLTPGVISTILRCKNENPSIFAWEIRQRLALTRICKSTKIPSVSSINRILRQIHLEDGASCMDVNTQRAQQGEGRGLEIQKSKDAQQRNRTTFTPEQSRALEKEFSQSRYADLYTREKLSAEIQLPEDTIKVWFSNRRAKWRRETKQRSDTQNPAFQEHNSFNSLSYVFTAQQETGILRENKEVSSLCTLPGRFLSISQFQTQTVPNPLSDTLPQNRNKIPRDPFGDAFTFPVIQHPSDTWTAFSLPSETRSPPMPQPWSQKRTPFIWSQFDPKETFLFARDVNLQCYTD from the exons ATGTGCGGAACAAACACAGATCTGTTAACCTCAG GTGGAAGGAGTGTCAACCAGTTAGGAGGGATGTTTCTTAACGGGAGGCCTCTGCCTGAGCCCAAGAGGAGGAAGGTGATTGAGCTGGCCACGGAGGGAGTTCGTCCGAGTCAGATCTCCAGGATTCTTCGG GTGTCCAATGGGTGTGTCAGTAAGATCCTGAGCCGCTACCGGCGCACAGGACTCATTAAGCCCAAAACTATGGGAGGGAGCCGTCCCCGGCTTCTCACTCCGGGCGTGATCTCCACAATCCTCCGCTGCAAAAATGAAAACCCGAGCATTTTTGCTTGGGAAATCCGCCAACGGCTCGCACTGACACGGATATGCAAATCCACTAAAATCCCCAGC GTGTCATCCATAAATAGGATTTTGAGACAGATCCACTTGGAGGATGGAGCATCGTGCATGGATGTCAACACGCAAAGAGCTCAGCAGG GAGAAGGAAGAGGTTTAGAAATCCAGAAATCTAAGGATGCTCAACAGAGAAATCGAACCACCTTCACCCCAGAACAGAGCAGAGCCCTGGAGAAAG AATTCTCTCAAAGCAGGTATGCAGATCTATACACAAGAGAGAAGCTGTCTGCAGAGATTCAACTTCCTGAGGACACCATCAAG GTTTGGTTTTCAAACAGACGAGCGAAGTGGAGGAGAGAAACCAAGCAGAGAAGCGACACACAGA ATCCAGCATTTCAAGAGCATAACAGTTTTAATTCTTTGAGTTATGTCTTCACAGCCCAACAG GAAACAGGAATATTAAGAGAGAACAAGGAAGTCTCCAGTTTGTGCACTCTCCCTGGAAGGTTTCTCAGTATCTCCCAGTTTCAAACACAAACAG TTCCCAACCCGCTGAGTGACACGTTGCCACAAAACAGGAACAAGATTCCCAGAGATCCCTTTGGCGATGCGTTCACTTTCCCAGTGATTCAGCATCCCTCTGACACATGGACAGCCTTTTCTTTGCCATCTGAGACCAGAAGCCCCCCCATGCCTCAGCCATGGAGCCAGAAGAGGACCCCTTTTATTTGGAGTCAGTTTGACCCTAAAGAGACGTTTTTGTTTGCTCGGGATGTGAATCTGCAGTGTTACACCGACTGA